In one Verrucomicrobiia bacterium genomic region, the following are encoded:
- the rplM gene encoding 50S ribosomal protein L13 produces MNQTAKIQKTFRPAEKDFKRQTYLVDASGKTLGRLATKIAELLIGKGKRVFAYDQLSGDQVVVVNAEKVYLSGKKEQDKVHTHYTGYPGGLRTYTIEDLRVKKPEEILRLAVTRMLPNNKLGREMARRLRIYKGENHRQQAQKPVAINL; encoded by the coding sequence ATGAACCAGACAGCCAAAATTCAAAAAACGTTCCGTCCTGCTGAGAAAGATTTCAAGCGCCAGACTTACCTCGTCGACGCCTCGGGAAAGACCCTGGGCCGCCTTGCCACCAAGATCGCTGAGCTCCTGATCGGCAAGGGCAAGCGCGTGTTTGCCTACGACCAGCTTTCGGGCGACCAGGTCGTGGTCGTGAACGCCGAGAAGGTCTACTTGTCCGGAAAAAAAGAGCAGGACAAGGTCCACACCCATTACACCGGCTATCCGGGCGGCCTCCGCACTTATACCATCGAGGATCTCCGGGTCAAGAAGCCGGAAGAAATTCTGCGCCTCGCGGTGACGCGCATGCTTCCCAACAACAAGCTGGGACGTGAAATGGCCAGACGCCTTCGCATCTATAAAGGCGAAAACCACCGCCAGCAGGCCCAAAAGCCCGTCGCGATCAATCTCTAA
- the truA gene encoding tRNA pseudouridine(38-40) synthase TruA, with protein MRTIKLVVEYDGSAYCGFQRQPRQPSIQETFEKALSQLLNAPTKIQGASSRTDSGVHAAGQVISFKTGSAMPAPQMKRGLNALLPRDVAVVEAREAAADFHARYGAKWKVYEYCIWNSPVRSPLLAARTYHVPQALDLKKMRAAARLLKGRHDFRSFCAADPAKKEKGSTVRTLRRFDVTAEGPLVRVRVEGNGFLYKMVRNLVGTLVDAGAGRMEVREISEILAAKDRKKAGKTVPPQGLTLLKVSY; from the coding sequence ATGAGAACGATCAAGCTCGTGGTGGAGTACGACGGAAGCGCCTATTGCGGCTTCCAGCGCCAGCCGCGGCAGCCGAGCATTCAGGAAACATTTGAGAAGGCGCTTTCGCAGCTGCTGAACGCGCCCACGAAGATCCAGGGCGCGAGCAGCAGGACCGACAGCGGTGTGCACGCGGCCGGGCAGGTGATTAGTTTCAAGACAGGCTCGGCCATGCCGGCGCCGCAGATGAAACGCGGCTTGAACGCGCTGCTCCCGCGGGATGTGGCCGTTGTCGAAGCGCGCGAAGCGGCCGCGGATTTTCACGCGCGCTACGGCGCGAAGTGGAAGGTCTACGAATACTGCATTTGGAATTCGCCGGTGCGATCGCCGCTGCTTGCGGCAAGAACGTATCACGTGCCGCAGGCGCTGGACCTGAAAAAAATGCGGGCCGCGGCGCGGCTCTTGAAAGGCCGGCATGACTTCCGGTCGTTTTGCGCGGCCGATCCGGCGAAGAAAGAAAAGGGATCGACCGTGAGGACTCTCCGGCGCTTCGACGTCACGGCCGAAGGGCCGCTCGTGCGGGTCCGGGTGGAAGGGAACGGCTTCCTTTACAAGATGGTGCGAAACCTGGTCGGGACGCTTGTGGATGCAGGGGCCGGGCGCATGGAAGTCCGGGAAATCTCGGAAATCCTTGCGGCCAAAGACCGCAAAAAAGCCGGTAAAACCGTTCCACCGCAGGGGTTGACGCTCCTGAAAGTGAGCTATTAG